CAACCCGGAATGGTAAGATTCTTCATTAACGTGGGTCGCAAACAGAAAGTGAAAGCAAAAGACATAGTACGAGCTATAGGAGATGTGTCTGGACTTTCCTCAACCAGTATTGGCCGTATTGATGTGCTTGATAAATTTTCCTTTGTTGAACTTCCACAGAATCAAGCCCGTGAAGTGGTCGGTGCTCTGCAGAGGAAGGGAATAAAAGGACTCCGGGTAAATATGGAACCCGCTAATAAGAAGATGTAAAAATTTAATTCTTCTTATTTTTCTTATTTTTAAGTTTACGGTCTATTTTTAAGATATTTACTGGGTATTAATATTACTGGGTATTAATATGGAAAGATTATCTCTTTTTAATTAATCCAGATTTTTAACCAGGGTTAAAATGTTTTTTCCGTCGTGGAACTGGTAATAGGCCGCGTCGGTTACTGTCTTCAGGAAATGAATTCCCAAACCACCGGGTGATCTTTCTTCAAGAGCAGTGGATAAATCTGGTTTACCTGCATTTAAAGGATTAAATGGTTCACCTCTATCCTGAATCTGGATATGGATCTTTTTCTGTTCCTTCCAAATCAGGATGTGGATCGGGCCACTTTGTTGGGGGTAACCATGGAGGATGATATTGGAGGTAACTTCATCCACTGCCAGTTCTAACTGGAAAACCCCCTTCCTGTCCAAACCAAGTTTACTGGCACATCCCGTGATGAATTCGCCAATGGTGGATAAATTTTTTAGATCAGCCATTACATGGAGTGTAAATTTCTCTTCCATTTATAACTCTCCTTAAGACTCATTTAACCCTTGAGAATTCCATTTATTCAACATTCTTGAGACTTCAATTATAAAATCTCCTTAAGGCGCTTATGAAACTCTCCTCAGCACCATAATGGTTATGTCATCGGCTTGGGGAGTGCCGGATGCAAAATCATATACTTGGTCTATGATAAGGTTTTTTAAAT
This genomic window from Methanobacterium formicicum contains:
- a CDS encoding ATP-binding protein, whose protein sequence is MEEKFTLHVMADLKNLSTIGEFITGCASKLGLDRKGVFQLELAVDEVTSNIILHGYPQQSGPIHILIWKEQKKIHIQIQDRGEPFNPLNAGKPDLSTALEERSPGGLGIHFLKTVTDAAYYQFHDGKNILTLVKNLD